A window of the Tripterygium wilfordii isolate XIE 37 chromosome 12, ASM1340144v1, whole genome shotgun sequence genome harbors these coding sequences:
- the LOC120011071 gene encoding uncharacterized protein LOC120011071, whose protein sequence is MDRYFIELMLDQLNKGSNTFKKQAWEDMLNSFNAKFCLQLGKRILKQRYEKLLKYYSDIRSLIEQKGFSWDENQQMVVAEDGAWDKYIKAHPDACSYRRKKLLNYEELGLIYGNAIIDDGHMHRDKNFEKGNLQIKIGGEDTQCHPDDDYSKTYWTPSSDRYFIDLMLEEVHRGSKIDTSFNIQAWIDMALLVRERFGLPHDKDLLRSRHKHFRNLYYDMKNLLYQRGSSWDETRQLIAAYDDVCDAYFKGHSDAKSYRTKPGPNFNDLCLIYGNSNLGGKGNLLGLDIGCCGANQLNDSHQQRTAKWTPSRDRYFINLMLEQVRQGYMVSQKFNEEAWGEMATKLNAEFGSHYNRNDLKIRFINLRKRFNDMKILIDDNGFYWDEMHQMITANDDHWDLYLKEHPEARAYHCRTLPNYNDLFLIYGNANPNWKHYDSTPLTCGFKHAFELNLDEDDKCPSSRGHPRIQHWTKAMENYFIDLMLEQVQKGNKNGHTFNEQAWAWIITSFNEKFGLLLDKDILENWYVSLMKVYENMTDLLNQPGFAWEEIQQVVIADDDTWKEYIEEHPDAIKYRDRNMAVYNDLCAIYDDTTPFKRSSCPDLESEIDNNALDVGINDIFQDLQDLVAEFEIPDCRKKRKSATSSTSACSTKSQRCNKRVLRRTRNSNPHVGKLLVPKEEGKDFTSIVTPELGANPHMVKLLVAKEEGKDYIPIETIVDALQVLPGMNDELFLEACKLLENEKKIKMFVAMDVNQRTKWLLKKLQRQLH, encoded by the exons ATGGACCGATATTTTATTGAGCTAATGTTGGATCAACTGAATAAAGGCAGTAACACATTCAAGAAACAAGCATGGGAAgatatgctcaattctttcaatgCAAAATTCTGTTTGCAATTGGGGAAAAGAATTTTAAAACAGCGCTATGAGAAACTACTCAAGTATTATAGTGACATTAGGAGTTTAATTGAGCAAAAAGGATTTTCTTGGGATGAAAATCAACAAATGGTAGTTGCTGAAGATGGTGCTTGGGATAAGTATATCAAG GCACACCCAGATGCGTGTTCATATAGGAGGAAGAAGTTATTGAATTATGAAGAATTAGGTTTGATATATGGAAATGCAATCATCGATGATGGTCATATGCATCGAGATAAAAACTTCGAAAAAGGAAACTTACAAATCAAGATTG GAGGGGAGGACACCCAATGCCACCCAGATGATGATTATTCAAAAACATATTGGACCCCTTCTAGTGACCGTTATTTTATTGACCTTATGTTAGAGGAAGTGCATAGAGGCAGTAAGATTGACACCTCTTTTAACATTCAAGCATGGATAGACATGGCTTTATTAGTTAGAGAAAGATTTGGATTGCCACATGACAAAGATCTTTTGAGAAGTCGTCATAAGCATTTCCGGAATCTGTACTATGATATGAAGAATCTTCTTTACCAGAGAGGGTCTTCTTGGGATGAAACTCGGCAGTTGATTGCAGCATATGATGATGTTTGTGATGCTTATTTCAAG GGACACTCAGATGCAAAATCATACAGAACAAAGCCCGGGCCAAATTTTAATGATTTGTGCTTGATTTATGGAAATTCGAATTTGGGTGGAAAGGGGAACTTGTTGGGTCTAGACATCGGCTGTTGTGGTGCGA ATCAACTTAATGATAGCCATCAACAGAGGACTGCTAAATGGACTCCATCTAGGGACCGGTATTTCATCAATCTGATGCTAGAGCAAGTTCGTCAAGGATATATGGTCAGCCAGAAATTTAATGAAGAAGCCTGGGGAGAGATGGCTACAAAGTTGAATGCTGAATTTGGATCGCACTATAACAGAAATGACTTAAAAATCCGTTTCATAAATTTGAGGAAACGATTTAAtgatatgaaaattttgattgaCGATAATGGATTTTATTGGGATGAAATGCATCAGATGATAACTGCCAATGATGATCACTGGGATTTATATTTGaag GAACATCCTGAGGCGCGAGCATACCACTGTAGAACTCTCCCAAATTATAATGATTTGTTTTTGATATATGGCAATGCAAATCCTAATTGGAAGCACTATGATTCGACTCCTTTGACATGTGGTTTCAAGCATGCTTTTGAACTAAACCTTG ATGAGGATGACAAATGCCCTTCCAGCAGAGGTCATCCAAGGATACAGCATTGGACAAAAGCAATGGAGAACTATTTTATTGACCTCATGTTGGAGCAGGTGCAGAAAGGAAACAAGAATGGTCATACTTTCAATGAGCAAGCTTGGGCTTGGATTATCACCTCATTTAATGAAAAATTTGGACTTCTGCTGGACAAGGATATACTAGAGAACTGGTATGTAAGCTTGATGAAAGTGTATGAAAATATGACAGATCTTCTTAATCAGCCTGGCTTTGCATGGGAAGAAATTCAGCAAGTAGTGATCGCTGATGATGATACTTGGAAAGAATACATCGAG GAGCATCCAGATGCAATTAAATACAGAGATAGAAACATGGCTGTTTATAATGATTTGTGTGCCATATATGATGATACTACTCCATTTAAAAGATCAAGTTGTCCAGATTTAGAGTCGGAGATCGATAATAATGCCCTTGATGTAGGGATAAATGATATCTTCCAAGACTTGCAAGATCTGGTTGCAGAGTTTGAAATTCCtgattgcagaaaaaagagaaagtcTGCAACTTCATCAACCTCAGCATGTTCTACAAAATCTCAGAGATGCAACAAAAGGGTGTTACGAAGAACACGCAATTCAAATCCTCATGTTGGGAAGCTATTGGTGCCAAAGGAGGAGGGCAAAGACTTCACATCAATAGTAACACCCGAACTCGGTGCAAATCCCCATATGGTGAAACTATTGGTGGCAAAGGAGGAGGGCAAAGACTATATACCAATAGAAACAATTGTTGATGCTCTTCAGGTTTTACCAGGCATGAACGATGAGCTCTTCTTGGAAGCTTGTAAactattggaaaatgagaagaaaatcaaGATGTTTGTGGCCATGGATGTGAATCAGAGAACCAAATGGTTGTTAAAAAAGCTTCAGAGACAGCTCCATTAG